One Prodigiosinella aquatilis DNA window includes the following coding sequences:
- the rfaC gene encoding lipopolysaccharide heptosyltransferase RfaC: MRVLIVKTSSMGDVLHTLPALTDAMQVIPGIQFDWVVEEGFAQIPTWHPAVDRVIPVALRRWRKNWFSAAIRQERADFKQRLREKRYDTVIDAQGLIKSAGLVTRLARGNKHGLDWKSAREPLASWFYQYRHFIDRQQHAVERIRELFAVSLNYRRPTETGDYAIASRFLSSLPTDAGQYLVFLHATTRDEKHWPESHWRELIALLQPSGLRIKLPWGAEHEYQRARSLAEGFAYVDVLPRLSLEQVATVLAGARVVVSVDTGLSHLAAALDRPNITLYGPTDPGLIGGYGNNQQICRPENSRNLADLHAADVYQHCVSLLTE; this comes from the coding sequence ATGAGGGTGTTAATTGTTAAAACCTCCTCGATGGGGGATGTTCTGCATACGCTGCCGGCCTTAACGGATGCGATGCAGGTGATTCCCGGCATTCAGTTTGACTGGGTGGTAGAAGAAGGTTTTGCCCAGATTCCTACCTGGCATCCTGCCGTTGATCGGGTTATCCCGGTGGCGCTACGGCGCTGGCGCAAGAACTGGTTCAGTGCCGCTATCCGTCAGGAACGAGCGGATTTTAAGCAGCGACTGCGAGAAAAACGTTACGATACGGTGATCGATGCTCAGGGGCTGATTAAAAGCGCGGGGCTGGTCACCCGTCTGGCGCGGGGTAATAAGCATGGGCTGGACTGGAAAAGTGCCCGGGAACCGCTTGCCAGCTGGTTTTACCAATATCGTCACTTTATTGACCGGCAACAACACGCGGTAGAGCGTATCCGTGAGCTGTTTGCTGTCAGTTTGAATTATCGTCGACCGACAGAAACTGGTGATTATGCTATCGCTTCGCGATTTCTTTCTTCCCTGCCGACGGATGCTGGCCAGTATCTGGTTTTCCTGCATGCTACTACCCGTGACGAAAAGCACTGGCCGGAGTCACACTGGCGTGAATTGATAGCGTTGCTACAACCCAGCGGATTGCGAATCAAACTGCCGTGGGGCGCGGAACATGAGTATCAGCGCGCACGGAGTCTGGCGGAAGGGTTCGCGTATGTGGATGTTTTGCCTCGGCTGAGCCTGGAGCAGGTGGCGACGGTGCTGGCAGGCGCGCGAGTTGTCGTCTCTGTAGATACAGGGCTGAGCCACTTGGCGGCTGCGCTGGATCGTCCCAACATCACGCTGTATGGTCCGACTGACCCCGGGTTGATTGGTGGTTATGGTAATAATCAGCAGATCTGCCGTCCGGAAAATAGCCGCAATCTGGCGGATCTCCATGCAGCCGATGTTTATCAGCACTGCGTATCTTTACTGACTGAATGA
- the rfaQ gene encoding putative lipopolysaccharide heptosyltransferase III yields the protein MTSSSKVELKRILITKFRHHGDVLLTSPLFSILRKRYPDAQIDALVFAETAEMLALHPDIDHLYTVDKKWKKLGPVKQIAKEWALLKTLRQQRYDAIIHLTESMRGFWIARVAGIPLGVTFRNTSRDKLSFWRKTFQYRVPRVARRHTVESHLDTLRVLGIQPEGEERRLQLIPGDEADHELEQKLRAQQWQGQSFIVVHPTSRWLFKCWKSSAMAATINTLCERGHTIVLSASPADNEMAMIADIKSQLTYPVLDLSGQLSLKQLASLIGKAQLLLGVDSVPMHIASAMQTPVVALFGPSGDTEWAPWMTVNRVVVSDHHPCRPCGKDGCGGSKVSDCLQQIGVQQVLLAIDSALLEAQG from the coding sequence GTGACGTCATCGAGTAAGGTTGAATTAAAGCGAATCCTTATTACCAAATTCCGCCACCATGGTGATGTGCTGCTGACATCGCCACTGTTCTCTATTTTGCGCAAGCGTTATCCGGATGCCCAGATTGATGCGCTGGTTTTTGCCGAAACCGCGGAAATGCTGGCGTTACATCCAGATATTGATCACCTGTACACGGTGGACAAAAAGTGGAAAAAACTAGGTCCGGTCAAGCAGATAGCCAAAGAATGGGCATTACTGAAAACACTGCGCCAGCAACGGTATGACGCGATTATTCATCTGACGGAAAGTATGCGTGGTTTCTGGATTGCCCGCGTAGCGGGTATTCCATTGGGCGTCACCTTTCGTAACACCAGTCGCGACAAATTGTCATTCTGGAGGAAAACCTTTCAGTATCGCGTACCCCGTGTCGCTCGCCGTCATACAGTGGAATCCCATCTTGATACGTTGCGGGTACTGGGGATTCAGCCGGAGGGAGAAGAACGGCGTTTGCAACTCATCCCTGGCGACGAAGCAGACCATGAACTGGAGCAAAAACTCCGGGCGCAGCAGTGGCAAGGGCAATCGTTCATTGTGGTGCATCCCACGTCCCGTTGGCTGTTTAAATGCTGGAAAAGCAGTGCGATGGCGGCAACCATCAACACCTTGTGTGAACGGGGGCATACTATCGTACTCAGCGCATCTCCCGCTGATAACGAAATGGCGATGATTGCTGATATCAAGTCCCAACTGACCTATCCGGTGCTGGATCTATCCGGCCAACTCAGCCTCAAGCAACTCGCCAGCCTGATCGGCAAGGCGCAATTGCTGCTGGGTGTCGACTCGGTGCCAATGCATATCGCGTCAGCCATGCAAACGCCGGTTGTCGCGTTGTTTGGCCCCAGCGGTGACACTGAATGGGCACCCTGGATGACCGTTAATCGGGTAGTGGTATCCGATCATCATCCCTGCCGGCCGTGTGGGAAAGACGGCTGTGGCGGCAGCAAGGTCAGCGATTGTCTACAGCAAATTGGCGTACAGCAGGTATTGCTTGCCATCGATTCCGCACTGCTGGAGGCGCAAGGATGA
- a CDS encoding glycosyltransferase family 4 protein, with amino-acid sequence MKLAIVRQKYRPDGGAERFVSRALDALSNHKVLDVSVITRSWEGSEQANRNIIICNPRITGRIQRERAFANAAQQHFAEFDLVQSHERIPGCHIYRAGDGVHQSWLTQRSRILSPIQRKFLWWSGFHRYILAQEQAMYQHPALKAVICNSQMVADEIRHYFSVPAEKIHLIYNGVNTSTFTPGLKATYRRAVRQHLGIADNVPVMLFVGSGFERKGLAGAIHAINISSQHSPHLIVVGKDKHSRHYQKLARQLRVADRVHFMGMQPDTRPYYGAADMLLLPTLYDPFPNVVLEAMASGLGVITSQQCGGKEFIQPGINGFVCDALDYAALRQAVIQSCDGDFSEMGNCAREQVGKYDLDFLSENMLNLYQQLI; translated from the coding sequence ATGAAGCTGGCGATTGTGCGGCAGAAATACCGTCCTGACGGTGGTGCCGAGCGCTTTGTTTCCCGAGCACTGGATGCGCTGAGCAACCATAAAGTCCTGGATGTCAGCGTAATTACCCGCAGTTGGGAAGGTAGTGAACAGGCTAATCGTAACATTATCATCTGTAACCCGCGGATTACTGGCCGGATACAACGTGAACGCGCTTTTGCCAACGCCGCCCAGCAACATTTTGCCGAGTTTGATCTGGTACAAAGCCATGAACGCATTCCCGGTTGCCATATTTACCGGGCAGGGGATGGCGTTCATCAATCCTGGCTGACCCAGCGTTCCCGCATACTTAGTCCTATACAGAGGAAATTTCTGTGGTGGTCTGGTTTCCATCGTTACATCCTGGCGCAGGAACAGGCGATGTACCAGCATCCGGCGCTGAAAGCCGTTATTTGTAATTCTCAGATGGTTGCCGATGAAATTCGCCATTATTTCTCTGTCCCGGCTGAAAAAATCCATTTAATTTATAACGGGGTGAATACCTCGACTTTTACACCGGGATTAAAGGCAACCTACCGGCGCGCAGTTCGTCAGCATCTTGGGATTGCGGATAATGTGCCCGTTATGCTGTTTGTCGGTTCAGGGTTTGAGCGTAAAGGATTGGCTGGCGCCATTCATGCCATTAATATTTCTTCCCAACATTCACCACATCTGATCGTGGTTGGCAAAGATAAGCACAGTCGTCACTATCAGAAGCTTGCCAGACAGTTACGGGTTGCAGACCGGGTACATTTCATGGGTATGCAACCAGATACCCGTCCTTACTATGGTGCGGCGGATATGTTGCTGCTGCCAACACTGTACGATCCGTTTCCTAATGTGGTGCTGGAAGCCATGGCCAGTGGGCTTGGGGTGATAACCTCTCAGCAGTGTGGTGGCAAAGAGTTTATCCAGCCGGGAATAAATGGATTTGTCTGTGATGCGCTGGATTATGCGGCACTCCGGCAGGCGGTTATTCAGTCCTGCGATGGTGATTTTTCCGAGATGGGGAATTGTGCCAGAGAGCAAGTCGGAAAGTATGATCTCGACTTTCTGAGTGAAAATATGCTCAATCTCTATCAGCAGTTGATATAA
- a CDS encoding O-antigen ligase family protein, translating into MVLTLLVVIYYGITEKKARIWSGWDLFFALYVIAYVVAAPFSAYHTDPTALTDIARYMIFGWIIYRADFNERQKLGLVFWAVFGTFIGLIYGAWDHYYLGNGQYWTLNSVGHVNHAAIYNAIICGMALTVLFTYWSRFTAGKRTLWLAMLALSLVYVTFGESRATFGTIIAVVLALSIGFARRGKRFLLLPIFFVIGFVGIALLSNARVIVKQENNAHADNILSYRATIWRSAINSIEQHPLFGVGKDNFHYIDIKWGDKTPIFNNISHAHNLYINVLAESGIWGFFWVFGLLGTMGMTLLRYLPKKNAPLASWNSWGITCSALVITLVVGLVNTPFHHETGNLTMLCFALWISQYRQDKQRFI; encoded by the coding sequence ATGGTGCTAACATTACTGGTTGTCATTTATTATGGTATTACTGAGAAAAAGGCCCGTATCTGGTCTGGATGGGATCTGTTTTTTGCGCTGTATGTCATTGCCTATGTGGTTGCGGCTCCTTTTTCGGCCTACCACACTGATCCGACAGCATTAACCGACATTGCACGTTACATGATTTTCGGCTGGATTATTTACCGAGCTGATTTTAATGAACGACAAAAATTAGGGTTAGTATTTTGGGCAGTATTTGGGACATTCATCGGACTGATTTACGGTGCCTGGGATCACTACTATCTGGGCAATGGTCAATACTGGACATTAAATTCAGTCGGCCATGTCAACCACGCCGCCATTTATAATGCCATCATTTGTGGGATGGCACTGACAGTATTATTTACCTACTGGTCTAGATTTACTGCGGGTAAACGTACACTCTGGCTGGCAATGCTGGCACTCAGCCTGGTATACGTGACCTTTGGTGAAAGCCGGGCAACGTTTGGCACAATTATTGCCGTCGTGCTGGCATTAAGCATCGGGTTTGCCAGGAGAGGGAAACGCTTTCTACTCTTACCGATATTCTTCGTTATTGGATTTGTGGGAATTGCGCTATTAAGTAACGCTCGGGTGATCGTTAAACAGGAAAACAATGCCCATGCAGATAATATTCTGAGCTATCGGGCTACTATCTGGCGTTCAGCAATTAACAGTATTGAACAGCACCCACTGTTTGGGGTTGGAAAAGATAATTTTCACTATATTGATATCAAATGGGGTGACAAAACCCCCATATTCAATAATATCTCTCATGCCCATAATCTCTATATTAATGTCCTTGCTGAAAGTGGCATTTGGGGGTTTTTCTGGGTATTTGGATTATTAGGCACAATGGGCATGACATTATTACGCTATTTACCCAAAAAGAATGCACCACTGGCAAGCTGGAATTCCTGGGGAATCACGTGCTCAGCATTAGTAATTACACTGGTCGTCGGGCTGGTAAATACCCCATTTCATCATGAAACCGGAAATTTAACGATGCTATGTTTTGCGTTATGGATTAGTCAATATCGCCAAGATAAACAGCGTTTTATTTAA
- a CDS encoding glycosyltransferase family 9 protein yields the protein MSKFAARLRIFPLGLLQLLKKPWRRPPTQVRSILIAHNLLLGDTVMLTPLLSKLRKNYPDARIVLLCKRPFMAVYQLNPYRIEVQVYDPASADSVSKIIQSGPYDLAIIPGDNRYSWLALAAGSRWIVAHSPAKRNAKSWPVNEAHPYPIAPMAWSDAVAGLTEGVMPVPSSWPIPETDFPIPTTPYVVLHVGASNPTRFWPSERWMALADWLVAQGYLPVWSGGKNEQHIVNAIDPDDRYTNYVGQLSLSQLLALLANSHGLICADTGVAHVAKWINTPTLTLYGPGNPIAFGPGSFWQGNIIIATGFNPIACRDQKTLFARPLPWLERCNRSDNTCKNFQDGYSACMKNISLNDVQTAFINLLRKN from the coding sequence ATGAGTAAGTTTGCTGCTCGGTTACGTATTTTCCCTCTAGGACTGCTGCAACTGCTTAAAAAGCCGTGGCGCCGCCCGCCGACACAAGTCAGAAGTATTCTCATTGCCCATAATTTATTGTTGGGCGATACCGTGATGCTGACGCCGCTGCTAAGTAAGCTGCGGAAGAACTATCCCGATGCGCGAATTGTTTTACTGTGTAAACGGCCGTTCATGGCGGTTTATCAGTTGAACCCCTATCGGATTGAGGTTCAAGTTTACGATCCTGCATCGGCAGACTCTGTGAGCAAAATTATACAAAGCGGTCCTTATGATCTGGCTATTATCCCAGGGGACAACCGTTATAGTTGGCTGGCTCTGGCGGCGGGAAGCCGCTGGATTGTTGCCCACTCTCCGGCTAAACGTAACGCAAAATCCTGGCCGGTAAATGAGGCGCACCCGTATCCAATAGCACCGATGGCATGGAGTGATGCCGTAGCCGGACTGACAGAGGGTGTCATGCCCGTCCCGTCGTCCTGGCCAATACCTGAGACCGATTTTCCAATACCAACAACACCTTATGTGGTTTTGCATGTCGGTGCCAGCAACCCTACCCGTTTCTGGCCGTCTGAACGTTGGATGGCATTGGCCGACTGGCTGGTTGCACAAGGCTATCTTCCGGTGTGGAGCGGTGGTAAAAACGAGCAGCATATTGTCAACGCTATCGACCCTGATGATCGCTATACAAATTATGTCGGCCAGCTTTCTCTATCGCAGTTACTGGCATTACTGGCAAACTCGCACGGGTTGATTTGTGCCGATACCGGTGTCGCCCACGTAGCGAAATGGATAAATACGCCGACACTGACGCTGTATGGCCCCGGTAATCCCATTGCTTTTGGACCCGGATCGTTTTGGCAAGGAAACATCATCATTGCCACCGGGTTTAATCCTATTGCCTGCCGTGACCAGAAAACCTTGTTTGCCCGACCGTTACCTTGGCTGGAACGTTGCAACCGAAGTGATAATACCTGCAAGAATTTCCAGGATGGTTATTCTGCATGCATGAAAAATATCAGCCTTAATGATGTTCAAACTGCTTTCATCAATTTGTTGAGAAAAAACTAA
- a CDS encoding glycosyltransferase family 4 protein encodes MLETSLNILHTESSCGWGGQEIRILTESQGMMKRGHQVTILCCVHSNIYREAQSRGIPVVGLPIEKKRLVALFAIRHWLKRHGSEFDIINTHSSTDAWLVAVASLTLGMKQTPPMVRTRHVSTDINNSFTTRWLYLRATRHIATTGERLRQQLRADNRYPLDHMTSVPTGIDLAYYRPTDKRVACQSIGVPNQPTLGILATMRSWKGHAYLLEAWKKLSQDYPQWQLLMVGDGPQRAALEQQVAQMGMIGRIVFLGNRDDVPDCLNCMDLFVLPSYGNEGVPQSIMQAMACGLPVVSTTVGAIDEAVVNGETGFLIEPKNVEQLYEKLALLMGDDALRTRFSEAALQRAGSCFGADIMLDRMTTIFHANLKSRKHQ; translated from the coding sequence ATGTTAGAAACATCTTTAAATATATTACATACCGAGTCCTCATGTGGATGGGGTGGTCAGGAAATCCGTATTCTCACTGAATCGCAGGGAATGATGAAGCGTGGCCATCAAGTCACCATTCTTTGCTGTGTTCATTCCAATATTTACCGCGAGGCACAGAGCCGGGGAATCCCGGTTGTCGGGCTACCGATTGAAAAAAAACGCCTTGTGGCGTTGTTTGCCATACGTCATTGGTTAAAGCGGCACGGTAGTGAATTCGACATCATTAACACCCATAGTTCTACCGATGCCTGGTTGGTGGCGGTAGCGAGCCTGACATTGGGGATGAAACAGACACCCCCAATGGTAAGAACGCGGCATGTTTCCACCGACATCAATAACTCGTTTACTACGCGCTGGCTCTATCTGCGGGCGACCCGTCATATTGCAACGACTGGGGAGCGTTTACGCCAGCAGTTGCGCGCTGATAATCGCTATCCACTGGATCATATGACGTCGGTTCCCACCGGTATCGACCTTGCCTACTATCGCCCTACCGACAAACGCGTCGCCTGTCAGAGTATCGGGGTACCAAACCAACCTACACTGGGCATTCTGGCTACCATGCGTTCATGGAAAGGACACGCTTACCTGTTGGAAGCATGGAAAAAATTGTCTCAAGACTATCCACAGTGGCAGTTATTGATGGTCGGTGATGGTCCCCAACGTGCGGCACTGGAACAGCAGGTAGCACAGATGGGTATGATCGGACGCATTGTTTTTCTCGGTAATCGTGACGACGTGCCTGATTGTCTAAATTGCATGGATTTATTCGTTTTACCCTCTTATGGCAATGAGGGCGTTCCGCAAAGCATCATGCAAGCCATGGCGTGTGGCCTGCCGGTTGTTTCCACCACGGTAGGTGCAATAGATGAAGCGGTGGTCAATGGAGAAACCGGTTTTCTGATCGAGCCCAAAAACGTTGAGCAACTCTATGAAAAACTGGCGCTCCTGATGGGAGATGATGCGTTGCGCACTCGGTTTAGTGAGGCAGCATTGCAACGTGCTGGCTCTTGTTTTGGCGCAGATATCATGCTTGACAGGATGACGACCATTTTTCACGCCAACCTGAAATCACGTAAACACCAATGA
- the waaA gene encoding lipid IV(A) 3-deoxy-D-manno-octulosonic acid transferase, with amino-acid sequence MLQSLYTFLLYLIQPLIWVRLWLRGRKIPAYRKRWGERYGFYKDKVEPAGILLHSVSVGETLAAVPLVRALRYRYPDLPITVTTMTPTGSERAMSAFGKDVYHVYLPYDLPGAMARFIKHVQPRLVIVMETELWPNMITALHQRKIPLIIANARLSARSAAGYKKLGKFMRVLLRRITLIAVQNAEDGARFIDLGLKRSQMNVTGSLKFDISVTPELAARAVTLRRQWASQRPVWIAASTHEGEEKIIIEAHCELLKTFPGLLLILVPRHPERFDDAKSIVKKAGLEYTLRSTGAIPPATTHVVIGDSMGELMLLYGIADVAFVGGSLVERGGHNPLEPAAHAIPVLMGPHIFNFKDICARLQQSDGLITVKDTASLVEQVTNLLSDDDYRMYYGHHAADVLHKNQGALRSLLTLLEPYLPQRSQ; translated from the coding sequence ATGTTACAATCGCTGTATACATTTCTTCTTTACCTTATCCAGCCGTTGATCTGGGTACGTCTTTGGCTCCGGGGCCGCAAAATTCCTGCCTACCGTAAACGTTGGGGTGAGCGTTACGGTTTCTACAAAGATAAGGTAGAACCGGCGGGTATACTACTGCACTCTGTTTCAGTGGGGGAAACCCTGGCTGCGGTGCCATTGGTGCGCGCACTACGTTACCGTTATCCTGATTTGCCCATTACCGTAACCACCATGACGCCCACCGGTTCCGAACGCGCGATGTCGGCGTTTGGTAAAGATGTTTACCACGTTTATCTTCCCTATGATCTGCCTGGCGCCATGGCGCGTTTTATCAAACATGTACAACCCCGACTGGTTATCGTGATGGAAACCGAGCTGTGGCCAAATATGATTACGGCGCTGCACCAGCGGAAAATTCCTCTGATCATTGCTAATGCCCGTTTATCCGCGCGTTCAGCGGCGGGTTATAAAAAACTGGGTAAATTCATGCGAGTGCTGCTGCGACGTATCACGTTAATTGCCGTGCAGAATGCAGAAGATGGGGCACGTTTCATAGACCTGGGTCTGAAACGATCTCAGATGAATGTCACTGGTAGCTTGAAATTTGATATTTCCGTCACACCAGAACTGGCAGCCAGAGCCGTTACCTTACGCCGTCAGTGGGCTTCCCAACGCCCGGTATGGATCGCAGCCAGCACTCATGAAGGCGAAGAAAAAATCATCATTGAGGCGCATTGTGAATTACTGAAAACCTTCCCTGGACTGTTGCTGATCTTGGTTCCTCGCCACCCTGAGCGTTTTGATGATGCGAAAAGTATCGTGAAAAAAGCCGGGCTGGAATACACCCTGCGCAGTACCGGCGCTATTCCTCCAGCGACAACCCATGTCGTTATTGGTGATTCTATGGGAGAGCTGATGTTGCTTTACGGTATTGCCGATGTCGCGTTTGTCGGTGGGAGTCTGGTTGAGCGAGGCGGACATAATCCACTGGAGCCGGCAGCGCATGCTATTCCTGTACTGATGGGGCCACATATTTTTAACTTCAAGGATATTTGCGCTCGTTTACAGCAGTCCGATGGGCTGATTACGGTAAAGGACACGGCTTCACTGGTAGAACAAGTCACCAATCTGCTGTCGGATGATGATTATCGGATGTATTACGGCCATCATGCCGCAGATGTATTGCACAAAAATCAGGGGGCGTTGCGAAGTCTCCTTACGCTTCTTGAGCCTTACCTGCCTCAGCGGAGCCAATAA
- a CDS encoding glycosyltransferase family 2 protein has translation MMSNKRLSVVLISHNAADLLPDCLSSVAWVDEIVVLDSGSTDNTIEIARQYGANVYQHDTWLGFGKQRQDAQNYASGDYIFMIDTDERVTPDLRQSIEKVLATADDKTVYRCARRNLFLGRFMRHSGWYPDEVIRLYPSHYRYNDNTVHESLDYGSAQVISLQGDLEHLTCRDFFVFQKKQLSYAESWAKERFQQGKRCSYMAIFTHTLSAFVKTWLLRAGFLDGKRGLLLAIINAQYTFNKYTGLWAMNNQHNKHHDD, from the coding sequence ATAATGAGCAATAAACGTCTGTCTGTCGTCCTGATCAGCCACAATGCCGCAGACTTGTTGCCGGACTGCCTCTCTTCTGTAGCGTGGGTTGATGAAATTGTGGTACTGGATTCAGGCAGCACCGACAATACCATTGAGATTGCCCGCCAGTACGGGGCCAATGTTTATCAGCACGATACGTGGCTGGGGTTTGGCAAACAACGTCAGGATGCTCAGAATTACGCTAGTGGCGACTATATTTTCATGATTGATACCGACGAGCGGGTTACGCCGGATTTACGTCAGTCGATTGAAAAGGTACTTGCCACCGCTGACGATAAAACGGTTTATCGTTGTGCCCGGCGTAACCTGTTTCTGGGACGTTTCATGCGTCACAGTGGCTGGTATCCCGATGAGGTTATCCGGCTTTATCCCAGCCATTACCGCTATAACGATAATACAGTACATGAATCCCTCGACTATGGTTCAGCCCAGGTGATATCGCTACAGGGGGATCTGGAGCATCTGACGTGCCGCGACTTTTTTGTCTTCCAGAAAAAGCAGCTTAGTTATGCGGAAAGCTGGGCTAAAGAACGCTTTCAGCAAGGGAAACGTTGCAGTTATATGGCTATTTTTACCCATACGTTGAGCGCTTTTGTGAAAACCTGGTTGCTACGCGCCGGGTTTCTCGATGGCAAGCGGGGATTGTTGCTGGCAATAATCAATGCGCAGTACACGTTTAACAAATATACTGGTTTATGGGCTATGAATAACCAGCATAACAAACATCATGACGATTAA
- the coaD gene encoding pantetheine-phosphate adenylyltransferase, which translates to MTIKAIYPGTFDPFTNGHLDLLTRASRMFDHLILAIAASPSKNTLFTLDERVALAQAVTQHLPNVEVIGFSELMAHFAQQQQATILVRGLRAVSDFEYELQLAKMNTHLMPTLESVFLMPSEQWSFISSSLVKEVARHGGDVSHFLPDIINNALREKLA; encoded by the coding sequence ATGACGATTAAAGCGATTTATCCCGGAACGTTTGACCCGTTTACTAACGGTCATCTGGATTTACTGACACGAGCGTCACGTATGTTTGACCACCTGATTTTGGCGATCGCCGCCAGTCCGAGCAAAAATACGCTGTTTACGCTGGATGAACGTGTGGCATTGGCGCAAGCGGTGACACAGCATTTACCTAATGTTGAGGTCATCGGTTTCAGTGAACTGATGGCGCACTTTGCACAACAGCAACAAGCTACCATTTTGGTGAGAGGTCTGAGGGCGGTATCGGATTTCGAATATGAGCTACAGTTGGCCAAGATGAATACCCACTTGATGCCAACCCTGGAAAGCGTTTTTCTGATGCCATCAGAACAGTGGTCGTTTATTTCTTCCTCTCTGGTGAAAGAGGTTGCCAGGCACGGTGGTGATGTTTCCCATTTCCTGCCAGATATAATCAACAACGCTCTGCGTGAGAAACTGGCTTAA
- the mutM gene encoding bifunctional DNA-formamidopyrimidine glycosylase/DNA-(apurinic or apyrimidinic site) lyase, producing the protein MPELPEVETSRRGISPYLVGHTILYAEVRNARLRWPVSPEILSLSDKQVLSVQRRAKYLLIELDSGWMIVHLGMSGSLRVLPEYTEPGKHDHVDLVMDSGKVLRYTDPRRFGAWLWSNDPENSSVLAHLGPEPLSDDFSGDYLLTKSRGKKTPVKLWIMDNKQVVGVGNIYANESLFSAGILPDRPVGSLTENEAHLLVTMIKNVLQRSIEQGGTTLRDFLQSDGKPGYFAQELQVYGRAGEPCRHCGTPIETTRQGQRSTFFCRRCQQ; encoded by the coding sequence ATGCCTGAATTGCCAGAGGTTGAAACCAGTCGCCGGGGAATTTCCCCCTATCTTGTCGGTCATACCATTCTCTATGCGGAAGTACGTAATGCCCGCCTGCGCTGGCCCGTTTCCCCGGAAATTCTGTCGCTGAGTGATAAACAGGTACTAAGTGTACAGCGCCGTGCCAAATATCTGCTGATTGAACTCGACAGTGGCTGGATGATCGTGCATCTCGGTATGTCCGGTAGCCTGCGGGTCTTACCAGAATATACCGAGCCCGGTAAGCACGACCATGTTGACCTGGTTATGGATAGCGGTAAGGTATTGCGCTATACGGACCCTCGACGCTTTGGTGCCTGGCTGTGGAGCAATGACCCGGAAAACAGTTCAGTACTGGCACATCTGGGGCCCGAGCCATTAAGCGACGATTTTTCCGGCGATTACCTGCTCACAAAATCCCGCGGGAAGAAAACGCCCGTCAAACTATGGATTATGGATAATAAACAGGTAGTGGGTGTGGGTAATATCTACGCCAATGAATCCCTGTTCAGCGCGGGTATTTTACCTGACAGACCGGTAGGCTCACTGACAGAAAATGAAGCCCATTTGCTGGTAACGATGATCAAGAATGTATTGCAGCGATCCATTGAGCAAGGTGGCACTACGCTGCGGGACTTTCTTCAATCGGATGGTAAGCCGGGCTATTTTGCTCAGGAATTGCAAGTTTACGGCCGCGCCGGAGAGCCTTGCCGACATTGTGGTACGCCGATAGAAACCACCCGACAAGGACAACGCAGCACCTTCTTCTGTCGTCGTTGTCAGCAATAG
- the rpmG gene encoding 50S ribosomal protein L33 — protein MAKGVREKIKLVSSAGTGHYYTTTKNKRTKPEKLELKKFDPVIRQHVLYKEAKIK, from the coding sequence ATGGCTAAAGGTGTTCGCGAGAAGATCAAGCTGGTTTCTTCTGCTGGTACTGGTCACTACTATACCACTACGAAGAACAAGCGTACCAAGCCGGAAAAACTGGAACTGAAGAAGTTTGATCCGGTTATCCGTCAGCACGTTCTCTACAAAGAAGCTAAAATCAAGTAA
- the rpmB gene encoding 50S ribosomal protein L28 translates to MSRVCQVTGKRPVSGNNRSHALNATKRRFLPNLHSHRFWVEDEKRFVTLRVSAKGMRVIDKKGIEAVLADLRARGEKY, encoded by the coding sequence ATGTCCCGAGTCTGCCAAGTTACTGGCAAGCGTCCGGTGAGCGGTAATAACCGTTCCCACGCACTGAATGCGACCAAACGCCGTTTTCTGCCAAACCTGCACTCACACCGTTTTTGGGTTGAAGATGAGAAGCGTTTTGTAACGCTCCGTGTATCTGCTAAAGGTATGCGTGTTATTGACAAGAAGGGCATTGAAGCGGTTTTGGCCGATCTTCGTGCCCGTGGTGAAAAGTATTAA